In Arthrobacter sp. UKPF54-2, the following are encoded in one genomic region:
- the ileS gene encoding isoleucine--tRNA ligase: MTHYPKASAAPSGASASTAVSNTSASNTSGVSASVKFPEIEERILKYWDQDGTFQASIDQRDAGKDGSNEFVFYDGPPFANGLPHYGHLLTGYAKDLVGRYQTQRGRRVERRFGWDTHGLPAELEAMKQLGMTDKTQIEAMGIDKFNDACRASVMKYADEWKSYVTRQARWVDFENDYKTLNVEYMESVLWAFKRLHEKGLTYNGYRVLPYCWKDETPLSNHELRMDDDVYKNRQDQTVTVTFPITAGESELSQQLAGVQALAWTTTPWTLPTNLALAVGPAISYVVLPAGPHGIKAAAADAPVSGSFLLAADLLGAYAKDLGYGDGAEGAAAAEAAVTSRHTGAELEGLSYEPLWDYFHDAEKYGTENAWRFLVADYVTTTDGTGIVHQAPAYGEDDQKVCEEAGIPVVLSVDEGAKFLPLFGHGDLAEIAGLQVFEANKPITQVLRAQGRLVRQASYEHSYPHCWRCRNPLIYRAVSSWYVEVTKFKDRMSELNQEINWIPGNVKDGQFGKWLANARDWSISRNRYWGSPIPVWQSTDPDYPRTDVYGSLAEIEADFGRLPLNKAGQVDLHRPFIDELTRPNPDDPRTPEEDQSVMRRVEDVLDVWFDSGSMPYGQVHYPFQNEEWFDTHNPADFIVEYIGQTRGWFYMLHILSTALFDRPAFRNVISHGIVLGSDGQKMSKSLRNYPDVSEVLDRDGSDAMRWFLMSSPILRGGNLVVTEQGIRDGVRQVILPLWNVYSFFTLYTNAAANGNGYDAKLRYDGYADTLDTYLMANTGDLVRNMTAQLDSYDISGACDELRGYLDMLTNWYVRRSRQRFFDENTDAFDALYTALETVCRVAASLLPLVSEEIWRGLTGGRSVHLADWPDADLFPANPELVEAMNRVQQICSTGSSLRKAANLRVRLPLQELTVVAPGAGALEGFAAVVADELNLRSVRLLDAETASPEEFGIEQKLVVNARAAGPRLGKNVQQAIKGSKSGDWSVDDAGVVTAGGLALEPQEYTLETVVAEAAEGEGSRAAAVLPGGGFVVLNTEVTPELEAEGIARDMVRAIQQARKDAGLNVSDRIRTNVTATMDVVDAVKAHENLVVTETLTMELGLSSNGDGTELQITVEKIEA, from the coding sequence ATGACTCATTACCCCAAGGCCTCCGCCGCACCCTCCGGCGCCTCCGCTTCCACCGCAGTTTCCAACACCTCTGCATCCAACACCTCCGGTGTTTCTGCCTCCGTGAAGTTTCCGGAGATCGAAGAGCGCATCCTGAAGTACTGGGACCAGGACGGCACCTTCCAGGCGAGCATCGACCAGCGGGATGCCGGTAAAGACGGATCCAACGAATTCGTCTTCTACGACGGCCCGCCCTTCGCCAACGGACTGCCGCACTACGGCCACTTGCTGACCGGCTACGCCAAGGACCTCGTGGGCCGCTACCAGACCCAGCGCGGCCGCCGTGTCGAGCGCCGCTTCGGCTGGGACACCCACGGCCTGCCCGCCGAGCTGGAAGCCATGAAGCAGCTGGGCATGACGGACAAGACCCAGATCGAGGCCATGGGCATCGACAAGTTCAACGACGCCTGCCGCGCCTCGGTCATGAAGTACGCCGACGAGTGGAAAAGCTACGTCACCCGCCAGGCGCGCTGGGTGGACTTCGAGAACGACTACAAGACGCTCAACGTCGAGTACATGGAGTCCGTCCTCTGGGCCTTCAAGCGGCTGCACGAAAAGGGCCTGACCTACAACGGCTACCGCGTGCTGCCGTACTGCTGGAAGGACGAGACGCCGCTGTCCAACCATGAGCTGCGCATGGACGACGACGTCTACAAGAACCGCCAGGACCAGACCGTCACCGTGACCTTCCCCATCACGGCAGGGGAGTCGGAGCTCTCCCAACAGCTCGCCGGGGTGCAGGCCCTCGCCTGGACCACCACGCCCTGGACCCTGCCGACCAACCTGGCGCTCGCCGTCGGGCCGGCCATCAGCTACGTTGTGCTCCCGGCCGGCCCGCACGGGATCAAGGCCGCCGCTGCCGACGCCCCCGTCAGCGGCAGCTTCCTGCTCGCCGCGGACCTCCTAGGCGCCTACGCGAAGGACCTCGGCTACGGCGACGGTGCCGAGGGCGCGGCCGCCGCCGAAGCCGCCGTCACCTCCCGCCACACCGGGGCCGAGCTCGAGGGCCTGAGCTACGAACCGCTCTGGGACTACTTCCACGACGCCGAGAAGTACGGCACCGAGAACGCCTGGCGCTTCCTCGTGGCCGACTACGTCACCACCACCGACGGCACCGGCATCGTCCACCAGGCGCCCGCCTACGGTGAAGACGACCAGAAGGTCTGTGAAGAGGCCGGCATCCCCGTGGTCCTCTCGGTGGACGAGGGCGCCAAGTTCCTGCCGCTCTTCGGCCACGGCGACCTCGCCGAGATCGCCGGGCTCCAGGTCTTCGAGGCCAACAAGCCCATCACCCAGGTGCTCCGCGCCCAGGGCCGTCTGGTCCGCCAGGCCAGCTATGAGCACAGCTACCCGCACTGCTGGCGCTGCCGCAACCCGCTGATCTACCGCGCCGTGTCCTCCTGGTACGTCGAGGTCACCAAGTTCAAGGACCGGATGTCCGAGCTGAACCAGGAGATCAACTGGATCCCGGGCAACGTCAAGGACGGCCAGTTCGGCAAGTGGCTCGCCAACGCCCGCGACTGGTCCATCAGCCGCAACCGCTACTGGGGCAGCCCCATCCCGGTGTGGCAGTCCACCGACCCGGACTACCCGCGCACCGACGTCTACGGCTCGCTCGCCGAGATCGAAGCCGACTTCGGCCGGCTGCCGCTGAACAAGGCCGGCCAGGTGGATCTGCACCGGCCGTTCATCGACGAGCTGACCCGTCCCAACCCGGACGACCCCCGCACCCCGGAGGAAGACCAGTCCGTGATGCGCCGCGTCGAGGACGTCCTGGACGTCTGGTTCGACTCCGGCTCCATGCCCTACGGCCAGGTGCACTACCCGTTCCAGAACGAGGAATGGTTCGACACCCACAATCCGGCGGACTTCATCGTCGAGTACATCGGCCAGACCCGCGGCTGGTTCTACATGCTGCACATCCTCTCCACCGCGCTGTTTGACCGGCCGGCCTTCCGAAACGTCATCAGCCACGGCATCGTGCTGGGCTCGGACGGCCAGAAGATGTCCAAGAGCCTGCGCAACTACCCGGACGTCTCCGAGGTCCTGGACCGCGACGGCTCCGATGCGATGCGCTGGTTCCTGATGTCCAGCCCCATCCTGCGCGGCGGCAACCTCGTGGTCACCGAACAGGGAATCCGCGACGGCGTCCGCCAGGTCATCCTGCCGCTGTGGAACGTGTACAGCTTCTTCACCCTCTACACGAACGCCGCGGCTAATGGGAACGGCTACGACGCGAAGCTGCGCTACGACGGCTACGCAGACACCCTGGATACGTACCTGATGGCCAACACCGGGGACCTGGTCCGGAACATGACCGCCCAACTGGACAGCTATGACATCTCCGGGGCCTGCGACGAACTGCGCGGCTACCTGGACATGCTCACCAACTGGTACGTCCGCCGCAGCCGCCAGCGCTTCTTCGACGAGAACACCGACGCCTTCGACGCGCTCTACACCGCCCTGGAAACGGTCTGCCGGGTCGCGGCGTCGCTGCTGCCACTGGTCTCCGAGGAGATCTGGCGGGGCCTCACCGGAGGGCGCTCCGTGCACCTGGCCGACTGGCCGGACGCGGACCTGTTCCCGGCCAACCCGGAACTCGTCGAGGCGATGAACCGGGTGCAGCAGATCTGCTCCACCGGCTCCTCGCTGCGCAAGGCCGCCAACCTCCGCGTGCGCCTGCCGCTGCAGGAACTCACGGTCGTGGCACCCGGCGCAGGCGCGCTGGAAGGCTTCGCCGCCGTCGTCGCCGATGAACTGAACCTGCGCTCCGTCCGCCTGCTCGACGCCGAGACCGCCTCCCCGGAGGAATTCGGCATCGAACAGAAGCTCGTGGTCAACGCCCGGGCAGCCGGCCCGCGCCTGGGCAAAAACGTCCAGCAGGCCATCAAGGGCTCCAAGTCCGGCGACTGGAGCGTCGACGACGCCGGCGTGGTCACCGCCGGCGGCCTCGCGCTGGAGCCGCAGGAGTACACCCTGGAAACCGTCGTGGCGGAAGCCGCGGAGGGCGAGGGCTCGCGCGCCGCGGCTGTCCTGCCCGGCGGCGGCTTCGTGGTCCTCAACACCGAGGTCACCCCGGAGCTGGAAGCCGAGGGCATCGCCCGCGACATGGTCCGCGCCATCCAGCAGGCTCGCAAGGATGCCGGCTTGAACGTCAGCGACCGGATCCGGACCAACGTCACCGCCACGATGGACGTCGTCGACGCGGTGAAAGCCCACGAAAACCTGGTGGTCACCGAAACCCTCACGATGGAGCTCGGCTTGTCCTCCAACGGAGACGGCACCGAACTGCAGATCACCGTCGAAAAGATAGAGGCCTAA
- a CDS encoding vitamin K epoxide reductase family protein, whose protein sequence is MPSISHAPDDVTASGHAAAAAEAERPQPPMTRDRPFAWLLLITGVVGWLASGTLVLEKLEVLKDPGHVTVCDVNPWISCGQVMQTWQSSLFGFPNMFIGIVAFAVIITTAMGLLAGARFARWYWLGLQAGVTLGFAFVVWLWSQALYSIHILCPFCMIVWAAMIPLFVWVTVRNVSHGVIPMPSAAARILGDSGWILTALLYVAVVATIFFAFIQVFVGTSGY, encoded by the coding sequence ATGCCCAGCATCTCCCACGCCCCGGACGACGTGACCGCCAGCGGGCACGCCGCCGCCGCGGCCGAGGCGGAGCGCCCCCAGCCGCCGATGACCCGCGACCGGCCTTTCGCTTGGCTCCTGCTGATCACCGGCGTCGTCGGCTGGCTGGCTTCCGGCACGCTGGTGCTGGAAAAGCTGGAGGTCCTGAAGGATCCCGGCCATGTCACGGTGTGCGACGTGAACCCGTGGATCTCGTGCGGCCAGGTGATGCAGACCTGGCAGAGCTCGCTCTTCGGCTTCCCCAACATGTTCATCGGGATCGTCGCGTTCGCTGTGATTATCACGACCGCCATGGGCCTCCTCGCCGGGGCCAGGTTCGCCCGCTGGTACTGGCTCGGGCTGCAGGCCGGTGTCACCCTGGGCTTCGCCTTTGTGGTGTGGCTCTGGTCGCAGGCGCTCTACTCCATCCACATTCTGTGCCCGTTCTGCATGATCGTGTGGGCCGCGATGATCCCGCTGTTCGTCTGGGTGACCGTCCGCAACGTCAGCCACGGCGTCATCCCGATGCCCTCCGCCGCCGCCCGCATCCTGGGAGACTCCGGCTGGATCCTCACGGCCCTGCTCTACGTCGCCGTGGTCGCCACCATCTTCTTCGCCTTCATCCAAGTCTTCGTCGGGACCTCCGGATACTGA
- a CDS encoding Rne/Rng family ribonuclease: MDNDQLVAGNDEATVTEEATETAAAIEAPKKATRTRRKAAPKADALPAHAPAADAEAAAGTEAAAGTSDAVAEAAADNPAAAEPAKAPARRSRSRKKIEAEAEPAEPVAAAEEAPADAPAAEQPAAEEAPEKPVRRRASRAKKAAPVAEETEDAAPADAEPAPETADVATDATPAADTPDTSEAPSLFLAPGAVTSMIFQAPDLTAVVRPAPAAAEETEDEDEEAEGDDAGSRRRRRSRGRRGRSRTGEADTDADGGTDGAAESGEDTEGTLEDGVTSRRRRRRRRGDQDLELTGGGDDDPPNTVTRVRAPRAISEAPPSNRVTSVKGSTRLEAKKQRRRESRDTGRRRTVITEAEFLARRESVDRQMIVRQRDDRIQIGVLEDGVLAEHFVSKTQQDSLIGNVYLGKVQNVLPSMEAAFVDIGRGRNAVLYAGEVNWDAVNLEGKQRRIENALKSGDSVLVQVTKDPVGHKGARLTSQISLPGRYLVYVPGGSMTGISRKLPDVERNRLKRILKDRLPESAGVIVRTAAEGASEEELTHDINRLRAQWEGIESQSTSTKILAPELLYGEPDLTIKVVRDVFNEDFSKLIVSGEEAWDTIEAYVTYVAPDLVGRLEKWTKDTDIFAAWRIDEQIHKALDRKVFLPSGGSLVIDRTEAMTVVDVNTGKFTGSGGNLEETVTKNNLEAAEEVVRQLRLRDIGGIIVIDFIDMVLESNRDLVLRRMVECLGRDRTKHQVAEVTSLGLVQMTRKRMGTGLLEVFGEQCEACAGRGVVTHDEPVEHRRANTVAAEHHIPRADHQPAARTERKRRRGRGGQGSDEQSAPVAAHPEPTEAERHAKAEATRAALANIAAAAHAAHLHDGEATAAPDAETRQAALDAAVEVASTEEAAGRPAAVLTFGGEQVALPFVEHAEEAQQPALTLDLLTEAFANLGDAEANKPAAAEQGAEAPEAEAEPAPQAPAAEAAETAAPVPSRATRGRGRARTARIQPPSARTREPQAPARQEAAKVPAAQAPVRQEAAKAPAAQTPVRQEAAKAPVAQAAATDTTAPRRVRRNRSASRAQGAANETSVQQRAAAPSAAGSVHEAKAPEPAKVAAKPAASEPIILGVGVPASEL; this comes from the coding sequence ATGGATAATGACCAGCTTGTAGCCGGTAACGACGAAGCAACTGTTACCGAGGAAGCAACGGAAACCGCCGCAGCAATCGAGGCGCCGAAGAAGGCCACCCGGACCCGGCGCAAGGCCGCGCCCAAGGCGGACGCCCTTCCTGCGCACGCCCCCGCTGCGGACGCGGAAGCCGCGGCCGGCACCGAAGCAGCGGCCGGCACGTCCGACGCCGTCGCTGAAGCCGCCGCTGACAACCCCGCCGCCGCGGAGCCGGCCAAGGCCCCGGCCCGCCGGAGCCGGTCGCGGAAAAAGATCGAAGCCGAAGCCGAACCCGCCGAGCCGGTTGCAGCAGCTGAAGAGGCACCGGCTGACGCCCCGGCCGCTGAGCAGCCCGCAGCGGAGGAAGCCCCGGAGAAGCCCGTCCGCCGCCGCGCCTCCCGCGCCAAGAAGGCGGCCCCCGTGGCCGAGGAGACCGAGGACGCCGCCCCGGCCGACGCCGAGCCGGCTCCCGAAACCGCCGACGTTGCAACCGACGCCACCCCGGCTGCGGATACCCCCGACACCTCCGAGGCCCCGTCACTGTTCCTCGCGCCCGGCGCCGTCACCTCGATGATCTTCCAGGCCCCGGACCTGACCGCCGTCGTCCGCCCCGCCCCGGCCGCAGCCGAGGAAACGGAAGACGAGGACGAAGAAGCCGAAGGTGACGACGCCGGCAGCCGCCGCCGCCGTCGCAGCCGTGGACGCCGCGGCCGCAGCCGCACCGGCGAAGCTGACACCGACGCCGATGGCGGAACCGACGGCGCCGCCGAGTCCGGCGAGGACACCGAGGGCACCCTCGAGGACGGCGTGACCTCGCGCCGCCGCCGCCGTCGCCGCCGCGGTGACCAGGACCTCGAGCTGACCGGCGGCGGGGACGACGATCCGCCCAACACGGTCACCCGCGTCCGTGCCCCGCGCGCAATCAGCGAGGCCCCGCCCAGCAACCGCGTGACCTCCGTCAAGGGTTCCACCCGCCTGGAGGCCAAGAAGCAGCGCCGCCGCGAATCCCGCGACACCGGCCGCCGCCGTACCGTCATCACCGAGGCCGAGTTCCTGGCCCGCCGCGAATCCGTGGACCGCCAGATGATCGTCCGCCAGCGCGACGACAGAATCCAGATCGGCGTCCTCGAAGACGGCGTACTGGCCGAGCATTTTGTCTCCAAGACCCAGCAGGACTCCCTGATCGGGAACGTCTACCTGGGCAAGGTCCAGAACGTGCTGCCGTCCATGGAAGCGGCGTTCGTCGACATCGGACGCGGCCGCAACGCCGTGCTCTACGCCGGCGAGGTCAACTGGGACGCCGTCAACCTCGAGGGCAAGCAGCGCCGGATCGAAAACGCGCTCAAGTCCGGCGACTCCGTGCTGGTCCAGGTCACCAAGGACCCCGTCGGCCACAAGGGCGCCCGTCTGACCAGCCAGATCTCCCTGCCCGGCCGGTACCTCGTGTACGTGCCCGGCGGCTCCATGACCGGCATCTCCCGCAAGCTGCCCGACGTCGAACGCAACCGCCTCAAGCGGATCCTCAAGGACCGCCTGCCGGAGAGCGCCGGCGTGATCGTCCGCACCGCCGCCGAGGGCGCGTCCGAGGAAGAGCTGACGCATGACATCAACCGTCTGCGCGCCCAGTGGGAAGGCATCGAGAGCCAGTCCACGTCCACCAAGATTCTGGCCCCGGAGTTGCTCTACGGCGAACCGGACCTGACCATCAAGGTGGTCCGCGACGTCTTCAACGAGGACTTCTCCAAGCTGATCGTCTCGGGCGAGGAAGCCTGGGACACCATCGAGGCCTACGTCACCTACGTGGCTCCGGACCTGGTGGGCCGGCTCGAGAAGTGGACCAAGGACACGGACATCTTCGCGGCCTGGCGCATCGACGAGCAGATCCACAAGGCGCTGGACCGCAAGGTCTTCCTGCCCTCCGGCGGCTCGCTCGTGATCGACCGCACCGAAGCCATGACCGTGGTGGACGTCAACACCGGTAAATTCACCGGCAGCGGCGGCAACCTCGAGGAAACCGTCACCAAGAACAACCTGGAAGCGGCCGAGGAAGTCGTCCGGCAGCTCCGGCTCCGGGACATCGGCGGCATCATCGTGATCGACTTCATCGACATGGTGCTCGAATCCAACCGCGACCTCGTGCTGCGCCGCATGGTGGAGTGCCTGGGCCGCGACCGGACCAAGCACCAGGTGGCCGAGGTGACCTCGCTGGGGCTCGTGCAGATGACCCGCAAGCGGATGGGCACCGGGCTGCTGGAAGTCTTCGGCGAACAGTGTGAAGCCTGCGCCGGCCGCGGCGTCGTCACCCATGACGAGCCCGTCGAGCACCGCCGCGCCAACACCGTCGCCGCGGAACACCACATCCCGCGCGCCGATCACCAGCCCGCCGCGCGTACCGAACGGAAGCGCCGCCGCGGCCGGGGTGGCCAGGGCTCGGACGAGCAGTCCGCGCCCGTTGCAGCGCACCCGGAGCCCACCGAGGCCGAGCGCCACGCCAAGGCAGAGGCTACCCGCGCAGCGCTGGCGAACATCGCCGCCGCGGCGCACGCCGCCCACCTCCACGACGGCGAAGCAACCGCAGCGCCCGACGCCGAAACCCGCCAGGCGGCGCTGGACGCGGCCGTGGAAGTTGCCTCGACCGAGGAAGCTGCCGGGCGTCCGGCCGCCGTGCTGACGTTCGGCGGCGAGCAAGTTGCGCTGCCCTTCGTCGAGCACGCCGAGGAAGCGCAGCAGCCGGCGCTGACCCTGGATCTGCTCACCGAGGCCTTTGCCAACCTGGGCGACGCCGAGGCCAACAAGCCGGCGGCAGCGGAACAGGGTGCGGAAGCACCCGAAGCTGAAGCTGAGCCCGCACCGCAGGCCCCTGCAGCGGAAGCAGCCGAAACGGCCGCCCCGGTGCCGTCCCGTGCCACCCGTGGCCGGGGACGTGCCCGGACCGCACGGATCCAGCCCCCGAGTGCCCGCACCCGCGAACCGCAGGCACCTGCCCGCCAGGAAGCGGCCAAGGTACCGGCTGCGCAGGCACCCGTCCGGCAGGAAGCCGCCAAGGCTCCCGCTGCGCAGACACCCGTCCGCCAGGAAGCCGCCAAGGCACCGGTAGCGCAGGCCGCCGCCACGGACACCACGGCGCCGCGCAGAGTACGCCGGAACCGGAGCGCCAGCCGCGCCCAGGGCGCCGCCAACGAGACGTCCGTGCAGCAGCGCGCGGCCGCTCCGTCGGCCGCCGGATCGGTCCACGAAGCCAAGGCCCCGGAGCCGGCGAAGGTGGCCGCCAAGCCGGCAGCCAGCGAGCCAATCATCCTAGGCGTCGGCGTGCCCGCCTCGGAGCTATAG
- a CDS encoding DUF4233 domain-containing protein, with the protein MARLTKAQREWRPGMPKKRRSTKVMFASTVLLLEAFVALFGTLAVFGLRRGELPPLLVFGVGIGLSVVLVLTCAVLSKPWGVALGWILQILLILTGIVEPTMYVVGGLFAITWWYGIRTGIRIDREAAQREREQAAWDAANPDGQSN; encoded by the coding sequence ATGGCCAGACTTACCAAGGCCCAGCGCGAATGGCGCCCGGGCATGCCCAAGAAACGCCGCTCCACCAAGGTCATGTTCGCCTCGACCGTGCTGCTGCTGGAGGCCTTTGTGGCGCTCTTCGGCACCCTCGCGGTCTTTGGGCTGCGCCGCGGGGAGCTGCCGCCGCTGCTGGTGTTCGGCGTCGGCATCGGCCTAAGTGTGGTGCTTGTGCTGACCTGCGCCGTGCTCTCGAAGCCCTGGGGCGTGGCCCTGGGCTGGATTCTGCAGATACTGCTGATCCTCACCGGCATTGTGGAGCCCACCATGTACGTGGTCGGCGGCCTCTTCGCCATCACCTGGTGGTACGGCATCCGGACCGGCATCCGGATCGACCGCGAGGCTGCCCAGCGCGAACGCGAGCAGGCAGCCTGGGACGCCGCGAACCCCGACGGCCAAAGCAATTAG
- a CDS encoding folylpolyglutamate synthase/dihydrofolate synthase family protein, which produces MTDEFSVESVYAELLGRAPENKMEPRLAPLHRAMDILGEPNKAFPIIHVTGTNGKTSTARMIEAGLRAHGLSTGRYTSPHLSKVTERISIDGEPVPDETFVRIWDEIRPYLEIVDGELEADGQPRLTYFECLTILGFAVFADQPVNVAVIEVGLGGITDATNVGDGQVAVVTPISLDHTELLGETTEEIAYEKAGIIKPGGFLISAAQPVDAAQVLLEKAKEVNVPFRFEGVEFGVESRNVAVGGQMVTIQGIAGRYEDLLVPLHGAHQAENAAVAIAALEAFFGAEKPLDAEVLQEAFASVNSPGRLEVLRTAPTIIVDAAHNPEGIRVSAEAIHEAFSFSKLVVVVGVLKEKDAEEILRQLKESLGDLASEYCFTQSNSPRAVPAEDLAELALDLGFGEDNIHVAEKLDDALEWAVERAESNEDLAGGILVTGSITLVAEARILLGKPEA; this is translated from the coding sequence ATGACCGACGAATTTTCCGTAGAGAGCGTCTACGCCGAGCTGCTGGGCCGGGCGCCGGAAAACAAGATGGAGCCGCGGCTGGCGCCGCTGCACCGGGCCATGGATATCCTGGGGGAGCCGAACAAGGCGTTCCCGATCATCCACGTCACCGGCACCAACGGCAAGACTTCCACGGCGCGGATGATCGAGGCCGGGCTGCGCGCCCACGGACTGAGCACGGGCCGGTACACGAGCCCGCACCTGTCTAAAGTCACCGAACGGATCAGTATCGATGGCGAACCGGTGCCGGATGAGACGTTCGTCCGGATCTGGGACGAGATCCGCCCGTACCTGGAAATCGTGGACGGCGAGCTCGAGGCCGACGGCCAGCCGCGGCTGACCTACTTCGAGTGCCTGACCATCCTGGGCTTCGCGGTCTTCGCGGACCAGCCGGTCAACGTGGCCGTGATCGAGGTGGGCCTCGGCGGCATCACCGACGCGACCAACGTCGGCGACGGTCAGGTCGCCGTGGTCACGCCGATCTCACTGGACCACACCGAGCTGCTGGGCGAGACGACCGAGGAGATCGCCTACGAAAAAGCCGGCATCATCAAGCCCGGCGGCTTCCTGATCAGCGCGGCGCAGCCCGTGGACGCGGCCCAGGTCCTGCTGGAGAAGGCCAAGGAAGTCAACGTGCCGTTCCGCTTCGAAGGCGTGGAGTTCGGCGTCGAGTCCCGCAACGTCGCCGTCGGCGGCCAGATGGTGACCATCCAGGGCATCGCCGGCCGCTACGAGGACCTGCTGGTCCCGCTGCACGGGGCGCACCAGGCCGAGAACGCCGCCGTCGCGATTGCCGCGCTGGAAGCTTTCTTCGGCGCCGAGAAGCCGCTCGACGCCGAGGTGCTGCAGGAAGCCTTCGCCTCCGTCAACTCCCCGGGCCGGCTGGAGGTGCTCCGCACCGCGCCGACCATCATCGTGGACGCCGCGCACAACCCCGAAGGCATCCGCGTTTCCGCCGAGGCCATCCACGAGGCCTTCAGCTTCAGCAAACTCGTGGTGGTGGTGGGTGTCCTGAAGGAAAAGGACGCCGAGGAGATCCTCCGCCAGCTCAAGGAATCCTTGGGCGACCTCGCCTCGGAGTACTGCTTCACACAGTCCAACTCGCCCCGCGCCGTACCGGCCGAGGACCTCGCCGAGCTGGCCCTGGACCTGGGCTTCGGCGAGGACAACATCCACGTCGCCGAGAAGCTCGACGACGCCCTTGAGTGGGCGGTGGAGCGGGCCGAGTCCAACGAGGACCTGGCCGGCGGCATCCTTGTCACCGGCTCCATCACGCTCGTGGCCGAGGCGCGCATCCTGCTCGGAAAGCCCGAGGCGTAA
- the ndk gene encoding nucleoside-diphosphate kinase: MSIERTLVLVKPDGVARNLTGSIIARIEAKGYTLAELKKVNATRELLEQHYEEHVGKPFYEPLVEFMLSGPVVAAIFEGHRVIEGFRSLAGTTDPTTAAPGTIRGDFGRDWGVKVQQNLVHGSDSAESAEREIKIWF; the protein is encoded by the coding sequence GTGAGCATTGAGCGCACCCTCGTCCTGGTCAAGCCCGACGGCGTCGCCCGCAACCTGACCGGCAGCATCATCGCCCGGATCGAAGCCAAGGGCTACACCCTGGCCGAACTCAAGAAGGTCAACGCGACCCGCGAACTCCTCGAGCAGCACTACGAGGAGCACGTGGGCAAGCCGTTCTACGAGCCGCTGGTCGAATTCATGCTCAGCGGGCCGGTGGTGGCCGCGATCTTCGAAGGCCACCGTGTGATCGAGGGCTTCCGTTCCCTCGCCGGCACCACCGACCCGACGACGGCGGCGCCCGGCACCATCCGCGGCGACTTCGGCCGCGACTGGGGCGTCAAGGTCCAGCAGAACCTGGTCCACGGCTCCGACTCGGCCGAGTCCGCCGAGCGCGAGATCAAGATCTGGTTCTAG